The nucleotide sequence CGCCCAACTCGTTTTCTACACAGGTTTATCCCAAAACTGGATGAAAAACATGACAGAACTTGAGCGGCGACAGTGTTAGTTGACAAACAACGACGCTCCAAGCAAGCCAGTTCTGCCCATCACACATCTTCCTGAACCGGCAGTTTACCCTGGAACCAACATTGAAGAGGCCTCAGCAGCGGTGTCTCAGGAGCAAGCGAATCAAAGCCAGCTATGAATTGATAGTCTGAACTTTGAGCTCACCTGACACTGTCTAGACTTGTAGCTAGTGGCGTAGACCAGGGGTTCGCAAATCGATATTGGGGCGGGGCTGATTCTAGACTCATGCGAGCCTTGGCACACGATCAATTCTCTGCGCCTGAATGCTGGTCTGAAACACTGTAACTCCGTATTTTGAGCAATCAGTCGTCTTTTTGTGTCATGTAATCGCCACGAGTCGGTATCCACAATCATCAAAGGTGAGCTTGAGCAAGCCCCTTCTGTCCCGTGTCCGTGTCCGACGGAAATGCAGGCTGTCATTCACCAATCTTCAGCACCCTCTACAGATAGGTGCCTGCCAGTTAATCCATTTTCCTGGCCCCTACGGAGCAGAGTGCACTGCTTAGCCGCCAAGGCTGACTTTACAGGCGTTCTGCGCAGTTGATGGTGGGTGGCCAGCCAATAGATCGAAGCATCTGGACGCATGCCAGACACCGGCTAGCTTCTTTAGTTGGAGGCTTGCGACACGTTTGGCGGCTTGGGGCTGAAGCACTTTCAGCCCCCCCGAACGACTCACGCGGCATTTAGGAGTGTTTAAAAACCAAGATGCATCTGGTTCTTGACTCTTGAGatcttggcttcttcaacttgGCGTGCATCATGGCTTGGAATCCTTACGGCTCGTATACCCAGGCCGCTCAAGGGCCGGACGACTCCTATGGTGATCTGAGCTACGACGCTTATCGGGAACCGGAGACAGATAGCTCAGGTATTTCACTCATCTCTCACACTTTGCCTTGGCAAGATGAATAAGGAGACTAATAGTATCAGTTAATCTTGATAGTCGCCCGACGAGATTCTCCCGGGAGGGCATGGACCCATGGGACTCCCTCCACCCCGTTCCTTCCTTGATTGTATCAAACCAGACTTGGGCCAGTCAAGATAACAACCGGGAGGAACAAGAGGAGATTAACAACCTCAGATGTGCGTCTAACCTCACCTCTGCTCTGTGAGATGCTGACAGTATCCAGACACGGCGGTTGTAGACGATGCCAATGACTTTACACTGAAGAACGGCTACGATCTGCATGCAAGACGCCAGAACAGGCACACTGAATTAATGGTGGGCATCACCTACTACAACGAAGAGAAATCCCTCCTATGTCGAAGTCTGCACAGCATCGTGACAGCATGCCGCAGCATTCAGGTTCTCAAACGCCATACCTTCTGGAACAAGGGTGGGCCAGCTTGGCAAAAGCTCGTTGTCTGCATCACCATTGATGGGCTCAGGGCTGCCGACCGTGGAGCCTTGGATGTGCTTGCTGCTATTGGAGTTTATCGACATGGTTTGCTGAGAGAAACTGTGAATGACAAGCCTGTTCGCGCACACGTGGTAAGTAAGGGCTTCTCAAGTCAGGCGTAAGAGGCTAACAAGTCAGTTCGAATACACTACGGAGCTCTCAGTGACAGAAGATCTCAAGATTGGCGGACTCAAGAATTCACAGTTTGCAAATATGACAGATCCTTCCCCCGGCCCTATCCAGTTCATCTTAATCATTAAGAACGAGAACTACGGAAAACTCAACTCTTATCGATGGCTTTACAACTCGGTTAGTAGAATACTCAACCCTGAGGTCGTTGTCCACCTCGACACGGGTACCAAGATTGAACCAACCGGGTTGATATCAGTCTGGAACAAGTTCTACAACGACAAGGATCTCGGCGGAGTGTGTGGTGAACTGAAGGCTTCTACTGGCAAGACTTGGACCAACATCTTGAACCCTTTGGTCGCGGCCCAACACTTCGAGTATAAAATCGGGTTCCAGCTCGATAGGACGTTCGAGTCAGCTACAGGATACTTGGCTCTACTTCCAGGGGCCTTCTCTGCCTGGAGGCAAGTAACCCCTGATAAGTAAATCCCCTCCTGCCAACACCTCATACTGACACCTTATAGGTTCCGAGGGCAGATGGGAAAGCCTCTCGAAGACACTCTTCTCGGAGACCCAACCGTAATGCAGACAAGGAGTTCTCAGAGGCCGTGGAATCTCAACAGATACTTGGCCGACGATCGTGTTATTTGCTTCCAAGTCGTTAGCAAAGCGGGTCAAAAATGGCATCTCGAGTACGACAGCTCAATCGTCGCAAGAACCGACATCCCTACGAGCGCAGTGGATTTCATAAATCAGCGCAGGAGGTGGTTGAATGGCGCGTTCTTCTCTACCATCTACGTCGTTACGCACTGGGGCCGTATGTATCGCTCTGGACACAATATTTTGAGAATGGCGGCCTTTCATCTACAGTTGTTCCACAATATCCTCGCTCTCATCCTGGCCTGGTTCTCTCTTGCAGCCTTCCTACTCACTACCTTTACCATCAACGACATTGCAGGTGATCCTCCAGAAGGCAAGCCAATTAGTGGGTTTCCGTTCGGCAAGGCTACTCCAACCATCAACGCCGTCCTCCAGATCGTCTACCTCGCCATGATTCTGTTTCAGTTtatcttggccttgggaaGCCGTCCGAAGAACCATGTCGTTGGGTACACAGTTTCATTTCTCATGTTTGGCTTTATTCAAGTCTATATGATGATGAACCTGATATATCTCACAAAACGGCTCATCGATTTCCGTCTGGAGAATGATAATGGCAGTAACTATGCCTATATCAATGAATACTTTACAGACCTGGGACCCGCGACAATCATCACAGCAGGAATATCGATATTTGGCGTGTACATTGCCGTCGGATTCTTGGCATTGGATCCATGGCATCTCTTCACTTCATACGCCCAGTTCCTGTTTGTCTCATCGTCCTAcgtcaacatcctcaacatCTTTGCCTTTAGCAACGTCCACGACGTCTCCTGGGGCCACAAAAGCAAGCGGCAAGAGCTTCCAACACAAGAACCTTCCAGGAATTACCTTCTGCTTGCTGAAACGCGAAATCGTGTTTCTGGAGCCAGCGACACAAGCCTTCACGAGGATATCCACCTCATTGACGCCGAGTATGAAAAGGTTGTTATTCAAGCCTTAACGCCAGATCCggtggtgaagaaggagaacggGCCTAACCGAAACGACTCGCTACTGGAGTTCCGAACAATCCTCCTCGCGAGCTACATCTTTTCCAACTTTTTCCTCtgtctcatcatcctcaacgaCAGCCTGAAGCCTCTGTCGTTTCTTGGTTCAAGCTACTGGCACAAGATTAGATTCTTTCAGTTCTGGCTGTGGGCCAATTCGGTCAGCTTCCTGCTCCGTTTCGCAGGGAGCTTCTATTACTACGTCATCCGGTATCGCAACAAGTTGTTTTGGCGGCGCTATTAAGGGCTGGGGAATCATGAACGCTGTTTGATCGGCTGTGTTACGATGGCTTCGAAGGGAACTGAGTATATGTCTCAAGGAACGAGAAAATGAGAGGTTCTGGGATGGGGATACCCAAGCGAGCGTAAACAGTGATGCCTTGAAATGGCTTTTGGGCTTTTATTACTGGAACCAGAATATAGAATCTTATGACTCACtttgttcttcttgttgcaCGGTACTTGCATGCCCAAGTTGACCAGCTGAAGCGGACACAACAATCCCGGACAACGACAGCGAGCCAGTTGATATGTGAAGTAGGCATCTTGGGGGTACCACGTGACCCATAAGGTCACGTGTAGTGCCTCGGGGGAAAACACCACATCCTCCCTCTCACTTTGCATCTCGCACCCTCATTAGCTAAGCCACCAGGTCTCTGTGCCACCAGCATCGAGATAGGGCGAGGCGAAATATCCCAGCACCTCGGTAGCTGCCTTTTTCACGAGTTCTTTACTAAAGAATCAGTCCGTCATTCCAAAACTGATAGAATGTGGCGCCTGTTGGTCCGGAGCTTGATCTGGCCTCCGATGAGGGGGATAAAGACGTGATCAGAGTCACGTCAGGATTGTCCATAACCAACTACGTTCAACTCGAATTAATACAACATGGGAAACACTATTTCATATGATACCAACGCAACCGTCATTGACCTTGGTcccaagggcaagatcaAGGGACTCCAATACGATGACAAGGCGGTACGATATGCTGGAGTCCCGTATGCTTTGCCACCAACAGGAGAGCATCGATGGCGAAAGCCACGGCCACTACCTCCTTCGTATGCGTATACTGGGCCAGATGGATCTTATGATGCCACATCTTTTCGGCCTCCATGTGCACAGGGCGCCCAGATTCATGGCGCCGCCCCAAAGCCGGGGTCTGAGGACTGCCTCATTGTGAACATTTGGACACCGGTGAAGAAGCCGGAGGACCCAAACAAGAAATGGCCTGTGATGATTTGGATTCACGGAGGCTGGTTCCAGATAGGCAACCCATCCCAAGATATCGACATGGATCCAACTGAGCTGGTTGGGACCAGCGGGTTGGATGCCATCTTTGTTGCGGTTGGATATCGCCTCAGCATTTTTGGCTTCCTTGCGACTCAGGCCCTAGCCGATGAAAACGGAGGCGAGTCAGCTGGCAACTTTGGGCTCTGGGACCAGAGACTTGCTATCGAGTGGGTGTACGAAAACATTGGCAGCTTTGGGGGAGATGTCAACAACATCACGCTTTCTGGACGGAGTGCAGGCGCATACTCAGTCGAAGCCCAAACTCTCTACGAATTCCGAAAGAATAACAAAGATGGTCCGGCTGAGCCTTTTCACCGCATCTTTATGACGTCAAACGCGATTCCAGCACAACCTAAGACCATTGCCGAAACAGAGGGCCAGTTTGATGAAGTTTGCCAATACCTGGGGATTGACTTGAGCTTGTCGGGAACCGAGAGGCTAGCAAAGCTACGACAAGTAAGCCAGGAAACACTTCTGGCCGCTATCCCAAACCTCAACAACCATACCTTCCGTCCCGTCACCGATGACATATTCTTCCATTCCGGCATGGTTGAATACCTGAGAGACGGAGGGTTCGCCGCCGAGTTCAAGAAACGCGGAATGAGACTCCTCATTGGTGAGGTGCTGAACGAGGACAAACTTTACGCACAGTTCAACGCACCTGAACAGGGAAACATCGAAGCCTTGCGCTTGCAAACATCCAACTACTACGCCCCGGCAACAACTGACCGCGTCATCAAGCAATACAAACTGCCCGAGGACACGGATCTCGATGAATGGAAGGCCGTTTTTGGAAACATTATTGCTGATGGGCAGGTCCGCGCTCCGGGTCGATTCTTTGTGGACAATCTGCACAAGCATGGCGTTCCCGTTTCGGATATTTGGAGATATCAGATCGGCTATCGGCTTTCCTTTATTCCTGAAAAGGTCGCTCCTCTGTCGTATGGTGTGACACACGCCATGGATAAGTCTTACTGGAAGTGAGTCGCAACCTAGGCCCTGAGTAAGAAGACATCATCTAACGTTTCAACAGCTTCTCTATTCACCATGGACCGACTGCGGAAGAGAAAACCATGATGAGTGAATGGATTGGCAATCTTGTCGCATTTGTCCAAAACGACAAGGACTTTGACTTTGGAACTCGGCAAATTGAGCAGCACAAGATTGTGTCGCCCGATATGAAGATAACTGTGGTGACTGATGATCGTTTCAAAGAGCTGAGTGCCTTGGGCGGTGTCTTTGCTCAAGGCTGAGCGACTGGTTAAGCATCACTGGGTCTAGCAAGGATTGTTCAACTACCTTGTTTTCCCTATTTCAAACTTTCGAGCTTTCGAAAGAATTAAATCTTCACAGTATCTACCGTAACCTATGTGATATGTAACATCTCAGTCCTTGCTGTGACAGCGCTGGTTAGGCTTCCAACTAAACGTATCATCAAACGCGGGAACAAAGGCAATTTTCACCACAACCCTCCATGGGTCAAG is from Fusarium keratoplasticum isolate Fu6.1 chromosome 11, whole genome shotgun sequence and encodes:
- a CDS encoding Chitin synthase, producing MAWNPYGSYTQAAQGPDDSYGDLSYDAYREPETDSSVNLDSRPTRFSREGMDPWDSLHPVPSLIVSNQTWASQDNNREEQEEINNLRYTAVVDDANDFTLKNGYDLHARRQNRHTELMVGITYYNEEKSLLCRSLHSIVTACRSIQVLKRHTFWNKGGPAWQKLVVCITIDGLRAADRGALDVLAAIGVYRHGLLRETVNDKPVRAHVFEYTTELSVTEDLKIGGLKNSQFANMTDPSPGPIQFILIIKNENYGKLNSYRWLYNSVSRILNPEVVVHLDTGTKIEPTGLISVWNKFYNDKDLGGVCGELKASTGKTWTNILNPLVAAQHFEYKIGFQLDRTFESATGYLALLPGAFSAWRQVTPDKFRGQMGKPLEDTLLGDPTVMQTRSSQRPWNLNRYLADDRVICFQVVSKAGQKWHLEYDSSIVARTDIPTSAVDFINQRRRWLNGAFFSTIYVVTHWGRMYRSGHNILRMAAFHLQLFHNILALILAWFSLAAFLLTTFTINDIAGDPPEGKPISGFPFGKATPTINAVLQIVYLAMILFQFILALGSRPKNHVVGYTVSFLMFGFIQVYMMMNLIYLTKRLIDFRLENDNGSNYAYINEYFTDLGPATIITAGISIFGVYIAVGFLALDPWHLFTSYAQFLFVSSSYVNILNIFAFSNVHDVSWGHKSKRQELPTQEPSRNYLLLAETRNRVSGASDTSLHEDIHLIDAEYEKVVIQALTPDPVVKKENGPNRNDSLLEFRTILLASYIFSNFFLCLIILNDSLKPLSFLGSSYWHKIRFFQFWLWANSVSFLLRFAGSFYYYVIRYRNKLFWRRY
- a CDS encoding Carboxylic ester hydrolase — its product is MGNTISYDTNATVIDLGPKGKIKGLQYDDKAVRYAGVPYALPPTGEHRWRKPRPLPPSYAYTGPDGSYDATSFRPPCAQGAQIHGAAPKPGSEDCLIVNIWTPVKKPEDPNKKWPVMIWIHGGWFQIGNPSQDIDMDPTELVGTSGLDAIFVAVGYRLSIFGFLATQALADENGGESAGNFGLWDQRLAIEWVYENIGSFGGDVNNITLSGRSAGAYSVEAQTLYEFRKNNKDGPAEPFHRIFMTSNAIPAQPKTIAETEGQFDEVCQYLGIDLSLSGTERLAKLRQVSQETLLAAIPNLNNHTFRPVTDDIFFHSGMVEYLRDGGFAAEFKKRGMRLLIGEVLNEDKLYAQFNAPEQGNIEALRLQTSNYYAPATTDRVIKQYKLPEDTDLDEWKAVFGNIIADGQVRAPGRFFVDNLHKHGVPVSDIWRYQIGYRLSFIPEKVAPLSYGVTHAMDKSYWNFSIHHGPTAEEKTMMSEWIGNLVAFVQNDKDFDFGTRQIEQHKIVSPDMKITVVTDDRFKELSALGGVFAQG